In Streptomyces capitiformicae, one genomic interval encodes:
- a CDS encoding multicopper oxidase family protein — protein sequence MIDTRGLQKAREMIARRGVLVAGAIGGTALVLPSSNGAVALPNGTVVAPGAGSVGKFPVPTLDPTTIPKYVTDLVIPPVMPMARHSQRHDIDTYVIGVRQFSQQVLPPTLPSTTVWGYGSLGDNNTFNYPSFTIEARVDQPVRVTWVNDLVDDQGRFLPHLLTVDPTLHWANPPGGNTGRDSRPTFTETPPPYDGPVPIVTHLHGGHSTEESDGYAEAWYLPCANNIPPGFATVGSFYNEFREEFADEHGLKWEPGTATFQYANRQRAATLWFHDHTLGMTRLNVYAGPAGFYLLRGGECDLPKGALPGPAPAFGDPPGTRYHEIPLAIQDRSFNSDGSLFYPTSREFFDGFPGPYIPTTDVSPYWNPEFFANTMVVNGRTWPKLEVEPRRYRLRFLNGCNARFLILKIADNPTARPAQSAVPFWQIGNEGGFLPAPVQLEQLLLANAERADVIVDFTGIPEGTELYLINEGPDAPFGGRGVPFDAADPDTTGQVMKFVVGPLVSKDKSVPPDKLKLPKIRPLGSASVTRRLSLNEVTSTNVPPVLPDTPVETLLGTVDSAGNPVLLGWADPVTENPRLNATETWELYNFTADAHPIHIHEVAFEVVNRQPFNGPPVPPESWERGFKDTVIAYPGEITRVKATFDHPGRFVWHCHIVEHEDNEMMRPYQIGGRHKKDH from the coding sequence ATGATCGACACCCGCGGGCTGCAGAAGGCGAGAGAAATGATTGCACGAAGAGGCGTGCTCGTAGCCGGGGCCATTGGCGGGACGGCCCTGGTCCTTCCAAGCTCTAATGGGGCGGTGGCACTCCCGAATGGGACCGTGGTGGCCCCGGGGGCCGGATCTGTCGGCAAATTCCCAGTCCCCACCCTGGACCCCACAACCATCCCGAAATACGTCACCGACCTGGTGATCCCGCCGGTGATGCCGATGGCTCGCCACTCGCAGCGTCACGACATCGACACTTACGTCATCGGCGTCCGGCAGTTCAGCCAGCAGGTATTGCCGCCCACTCTGCCGTCCACCACCGTATGGGGATACGGCTCACTCGGGGACAACAACACCTTCAACTACCCGTCGTTCACCATCGAGGCCAGGGTCGATCAGCCTGTCCGGGTCACCTGGGTGAACGATCTCGTCGACGACCAGGGTCGTTTCCTCCCGCACCTGCTGACGGTCGACCCCACCCTGCACTGGGCGAACCCGCCCGGCGGCAATACCGGGCGCGATTCCCGGCCGACGTTCACCGAGACGCCGCCTCCGTATGATGGACCCGTGCCGATCGTCACTCACCTGCACGGTGGGCATTCCACCGAGGAGAGCGACGGCTACGCCGAAGCGTGGTACCTGCCATGCGCGAACAACATTCCTCCTGGATTCGCCACCGTGGGCTCGTTCTACAACGAGTTCCGGGAGGAGTTCGCCGATGAGCACGGCCTGAAGTGGGAGCCGGGTACCGCGACCTTCCAGTACGCCAACCGCCAGCGGGCGGCGACCCTCTGGTTCCACGATCACACCCTGGGTATGACCCGGCTCAACGTGTACGCCGGGCCAGCCGGGTTCTATCTGCTGCGCGGCGGCGAGTGTGATCTGCCCAAGGGGGCTCTGCCCGGGCCGGCGCCCGCCTTCGGCGATCCACCGGGCACGCGGTACCACGAGATCCCCCTGGCCATCCAGGACCGCTCGTTCAACTCAGACGGCTCGCTGTTCTACCCCACGAGCCGGGAATTCTTCGACGGGTTCCCAGGGCCGTACATTCCCACCACCGATGTATCGCCCTACTGGAACCCCGAATTCTTCGCCAACACCATGGTGGTCAACGGTCGGACATGGCCGAAGCTCGAGGTCGAGCCGCGCCGCTACAGGCTGCGCTTCCTCAACGGATGCAATGCCCGGTTCCTGATCCTGAAGATCGCGGACAATCCGACCGCCCGGCCGGCCCAGTCGGCTGTACCGTTCTGGCAGATCGGCAACGAGGGCGGGTTCCTGCCCGCACCGGTGCAGCTGGAGCAGCTGCTGTTGGCCAACGCGGAGCGGGCCGACGTCATCGTCGACTTCACCGGGATTCCGGAAGGCACCGAGCTGTACCTCATCAACGAAGGACCGGACGCGCCCTTCGGCGGCCGGGGCGTTCCCTTCGACGCGGCGGATCCGGACACTACCGGGCAGGTGATGAAATTCGTGGTCGGCCCGCTGGTGAGCAAGGACAAGAGCGTCCCGCCGGACAAGCTCAAGTTGCCCAAGATCAGGCCACTCGGCTCGGCGAGCGTCACCCGCCGGCTCTCCCTCAACGAGGTGACCTCAACCAACGTCCCCCCAGTGCTGCCTGACACACCGGTCGAGACCTTGCTCGGCACGGTCGACTCCGCCGGCAATCCGGTGCTGCTCGGCTGGGCCGACCCGGTCACGGAGAACCCGAGGCTGAACGCGACCGAAACATGGGAGCTGTACAACTTCACTGCAGACGCCCACCCGATCCACATCCACGAGGTGGCGTTCGAGGTGGTGAACCGGCAACCGTTCAATGGGCCACCCGTTCCGCCGGAGAGCTGGGAGCGT